From a single Leptospira levettii genomic region:
- a CDS encoding thioredoxin family protein, whose protein sequence is MEHRFQTIFSFLFFSTTLLLPTHCSKQRDIILTQYESSLAKAKSENRKLIIVFGADWCPDCRALDGIFADPETKTLLDSEFVVMKVDVGRFDKNLSLNEQLGNPIQNGIPSLVVVSPKGEFITSTKGGEFSNASKMTKEQVLAYLYKL, encoded by the coding sequence ATGGAACACCGATTCCAAACGATTTTCTCATTCCTCTTTTTTAGTACCACACTCCTCCTTCCTACTCACTGCTCGAAACAAAGAGACATAATTCTAACTCAGTATGAATCTTCGTTAGCAAAAGCAAAATCAGAAAATCGGAAACTGATCATCGTTTTTGGTGCGGATTGGTGCCCCGACTGTAGGGCATTAGATGGAATTTTTGCCGACCCAGAAACCAAAACTTTACTCGATTCAGAATTTGTGGTGATGAAGGTTGATGTTGGTCGATTTGATAAAAACCTTAGTCTCAATGAACAACTAGGAAATCCAATTCAAAATGGAATTCCTTCACTTGTTGTTGTCTCACCAAAAGGGGAATTCATTACTTCGACAAAAGGTGGTGAATTCTCTAACGCAAGTAAGATGACAAAAGAACAAGTACTCGCATATTTGTATAAACTTTAA